The following are encoded together in the Vigna unguiculata cultivar IT97K-499-35 chromosome 2, ASM411807v1, whole genome shotgun sequence genome:
- the LOC114169512 gene encoding short-chain dehydrogenase/reductase 2b-like has product MGNKEKAKERREKRLQEIRFQMTVPYSDHQRWWSKETVAVVTGGNRGIGFEICRQLAVHGLTVILTSRDSSAGVESIKSLQEGGLSVVYHQLDVVDHSSINQFVEWLRENYGGLDILVNNAGVNFNLGSDNSVENAHKVIETNYYGTKNMIEAIIPLMKPSHVGARIVNVSSRLGRLNGRRNRIGNVALREELSDVESLSDEVIDRTVSTFLRQVEDGTWSTSGWPQVYTDYSVSKLAVNAYTRLMGRKLSERAEGQKIYINCYCPGWVKTALTGYAGNNTVEEGADTGVWLALLSVQTFMGKFFAERREINF; this is encoded by the exons ATGGGGAACAAAGAAAAAGCTAAGGAACGAAGAGAAAAGCGATTGCAAGAGATACGCTTTCAGATGACCGTTCCCTATTCTGATCATCAGAG GTGGTGGTCCAAGGAAACCGTTGCTGTTGTAACTGGTGGAAATAGAGGAATTGGGTTTGAGATTTGTAGACAACTTGCCGTTCATGGATTGACTGTTATACTGACCTCAAGAGACTCTAGTGCTGGTGTTGAATCGATTAAATCTTTGCAAGAAGGTGGTCTTAGTGTGGTTTATCATCAACTTGACGTAGTGGACCATTCATCCATCAACCAATTTGTGGAGTGGTTGCGGGAAAATTATGGTGGTTTAGATATTCTG GTAAACAATGCTGGTGTTAATTTCAATCTTGGGTCTGATAACTCAGTGGAGAATGCTCATAAGGTTATTGAAACAAATTATTACGGCACCAAGAACATGATTGAAGCTATTATTCCATTGATGAAACCATCCCATGTCGGTGCTCGCATTGTAAATGTAAGCTCACGTCTTGGTCGGCTAAATGGAAGACGGAAT AGAATCGGTAATGTAGCCTTAAGGGAGGAACTGAGTGATGTGGAATCCCTTTCAGATGAGGTTATTGACAGGACTGTATCTACTTTTCTACGACAAGTtgaggatggaacatggagtaCAAGTGGTTGGCCTCAAGTGTATACTGATTACTCGGTGTCCAAACTTGCTGTTAATGCCTATACAAGGCTTATGGGAAGGAAGCTTTCTGAGAGAGCAGAAGGACAAAAGATTTATATTAACTGCTACTGCCCAGGTTGGGTGAAGACAGCTCTAACAGGTTATGCAGGGAATAACACTGTTGAGGAAGGAGCTGATACTGGAGTCTGGCTTGCCCTTCTTTCTGTCCAAACATTCATGGGAAAGTTTTTTGCTGAGAGACGGGAAATTAACTTTTAA
- the LOC114174487 gene encoding LOW QUALITY PROTEIN: uncharacterized protein LOC114174487 (The sequence of the model RefSeq protein was modified relative to this genomic sequence to represent the inferred CDS: inserted 1 base in 1 codon; substituted 1 base at 1 genomic stop codon): MTAKFPRHPYRTRANHRSMEDWEEAHEAVKADINELKDQVGQILEALKSLKASGEASSATVEENAHSYGTPLGASVPFPMYGLPPGYTPPVGEYSDAEQTSFSFPAANNTLSNGTQWPMLASTPVTGAEMNETVTFTGPRMTVAPQPPKTFIDADAATKAAPHATVQAISTVVDGAKSKLEILEERIRAIEGGGSYGFGDVARLSLVPGVMIPHKFKVPEFEKYHGTTCPKSHLTMYGRKMAAYAYDEKLLIHCFQDSLAGVALNWYTHLEPSRIHSWMDLADAFVKQYKYNTDSAPDRLQLQNMAKKDTESFKEYAQRWRELAAQVEPPLLDKEMVATFVNTLQSPFYEHVLGNVSSNFADIIIIGERIEIELKSGKIAYGPFAAATPKKPNFIPGKKKETEVQAASVMPVWESRAPTINYRPHLNQPPYVANVVNAGQNANLRRNQERNFVHFTPIPMSYTKLLPHLLQKRLVAICPMKPVQPPFPKNYDPNAKCDYHGGEVGHSIENCVSLKHKVEALINSGWIKFHEDKPSVEANPLSGLGNPSTNAIEVKKHRLMRDVNEIRSSKRFVFETLLKLGLLKGEYNLSKKCGFHPSAKHSIDECTEFEDVLQNLIDRNFVQVCHGHMEDEVFAQDGAEPGVTLPEPLVIHFTRSTSTSTIQERQSIIIQTPSPFPYKSEKAVPWKYGAYVLGEEQQGIGGITRSGRIFTPPNFMKDGVGNSESANTKKAKELLKGKTIQTDEGLRKDDGKEVSDEEACEFLKFIQQSEYKVVEQLNRLPARISLLELLMHSTSHRKLLMKILNGAHVEQNISLDSFKGIVNNITANNYLTFTDEEIPTEGRGHNKALHVSVKCLDHVIARVLIDNGSSLNVMPKTTLGKLPCEGIHMKPSAMIVRAFDGSKREVMGEVELPIQIGPCVFQITFQVMDILPAYSCLLGCPWIHSAGVVPSTLHQKLKYVMGDKLVIVSGEEDILVSGPSSSRYIEAAEEALETAFQSLEIVGNAYVEPFSMNPHLSRTSLVTAKVMLKEGYEYEKGLGKYEQGLMYPLEVTEKKNKYGLGYKPTREDKRRLAEERRERGVARIQGKELGYDNECFENNNVDIPNFEHPVNNMEDDYEGDSEPSPELMRLVEQESREIKPHQEDVEVLDLSEGDEKKEVKIGTSMKKEVKEELCVLLKEFRDVFTWSYNDMPGLDTDIVQHKLPLKPECPPVRQKLRRMKPEMSLKIKEEVQKQFDVGFLAVAKYPQWVANIVPVPKKDGKVRMCVDYRDLNRASPKDNFPLPHIDTLVDNTAKFSLFSFMDGFSGYNQIKMAPKDMEKTMFITLWGTFCYKVMSFGLKNAGATYQRAMVAFFHDMMHKEIEVYVDDMIAKSESEEEHILNLRKLFERLRKFKLKLNPAKCTFGVRSGKLLGFVVSQKGIEVDPDKMRAIIEMPAPSTEKEVRGFLGRLNYIARFISQLTATCEPIFKLLRKNQVVEWNEDCQTAFDKIKQYLQDPPVLRPPEPGKPLLMYLTVLDESMGCVLGQHDKTGKREHAIYYLSKKFTECEQRYSFLERTCCALAWAAHRLRQYMLSHSTWLISKTDPIKYIFEKPALTGRIARXQMLLSEYDIVYVTQKSIKGSALAEYLAQQPVNDYQSMQPEFPDEDIMTLFEDDQEDENIKKWTLLFDEASNIMGHGIGAILISPENQYIPMTTRLCFNCTNNIAKYEACAMGIQAAIESKAKFLNIYGDSALVIHQLRGEWETRDQKLIPYKTYIMELVEYFDFIKFHHILREDNQLADALATLSSMFKINQDGVMPMIQMKSHEGPAYCHFVEEELDGKPWYFDIKRYIKTREYPEEASENDKRTLRRLAANFILSGDVLYKRNHDMVLLRCVDAKEAESILEEVHEGTFGTHMNGHSMARKILRAGYFWLTMENDCXHTRNINAAPTTLNLMSAPWPFSMWGIDVIGAIEPKASNGHRFILVTIDYFTKWVEAASYASVTRKVVTKFIKRELICRYGLPSKIITDNATNLNNQMMAELCEGFKIQHHNSSPYRPKMNGAVEAANKNIKKIVQKMVVTYKDWHEMLPFALHGYRTLVRTSTRATPFSLVYEMEAVLPFEVEIPSLRVLMETQLEDAEWVQARFDQLNLIEEKRLATVCHGQLYQRRMKKAFDKRVRPREFHEGELVLKKILPIQKDHRGKWTPNYEGPYVVKKAFSGGALILTRMDGEELPLPVNSDAVKKFYT; this comes from the exons ATGACGGCAAAATTTCCACGACACCCTTATCGCACACGAGCTAACCACAGAAGCAtggaagattgggaagaagccCATGAAGCTGTGAAGGCTGACATTAACGAGCTAAAGGATCAAGTGGGCCAAATCCTAGAGGCTTTGAAGTCACTGAAGGCTTCAGGGGAGGCCTCATCCGCTACGGTCGAGGAGAATGCTCATTCTTATGGTACGCCTCTAGGCGCGTCAGTTCCGTTCCCAATGTACGGTTTGCCTCCGGGATACACTCCTCCAGTTGGAGAATATTCAGATGCAGAACaaacttctttctcttttcctgcAGCTAACAACACACTATCGAACGGTACTCAATGGCCGATGTTAGCTTCGACACCCGTGACAGGAGCGGAGATGAATGAGACAGTCACATTCACAGGACCGAGGATGACTGTGGCGCCCCAGCCTCCGAAAACATTCATCGATGCAGATGCTGCGACTAAAGCTGCACCACACGCTACAGTCCAAGCAATATCCACTGTTGTTGATGGGGCTAAGAGTAAGCTTGAAATTCTTGAGGAAAGGATTCGTGCCATTGAGGGTGGTGGAAGCTATGGGTTCGGTGATGTGGCGAGATTAAGCCTGGTTCCTGGTGTGATGATACCACACAAGTTTAAGGTCCCAGAATTTGAAAAGTATCACGGCACCACATGCCCTAAAAGCCATCTGACAATGTACGGTAGAAAGATGGCTGCTTATGCCTATGATGAAAAATTGCTAATACATTGTTTCCAAGATAGTTTGGCTGGGGTAGCATTGAATTGGTATACACACTTGGAGCCATCTCGAATTCATTCCTGGATGGATTTGGCCGACGCCTTTGTGAAACAGTATAAATACAACACAGATAGTGCGCCAGATAGATTGCAATTGCAAAACATGGCCAAGAAGGATACTGAGTCCTTCAAGGAATATGCACAACGGTGGAGAGAGTTGGCTGCTCAGGTTGAGCCACCTCTACTTGATAAGGAGATGGTGGCGACGTTTGTAAACACGCTGCAATCACCATTTTATGAGCATGTGTTGGGGAATGTGTCTTCCAATTTCGCTGATATCATCATCATAGGGGAAAGAATAGAAATCGAGTTAAAAAGTGGAAAGATTGCATATGGCCCATTCGCGGCTGCAACTCCTAAGAAACCTAATTTTATTCCcggaaagaagaaagaaacgGAAGTACAAGCGGCCTCAGTGATGCCTGTGTGGGAAAGTCGGGCTCCTACGATTAATTATCGACCACACTTGAACCAACCTCCTTATGTGGCCAATGTAGT AAACGCGGGACAAAACGCTAATCTAAGGAGGAATCAAGAGAGGAACTTCGTTCATTTCACTCCTATTCCTATGTCATATACGAAATTGTTACCTCATCTCCTCCAAAAGCGTTTGGTAGCCATTTGTCCGATGAAGCCTGTGCAACCTCCGTTCCCCAAGAATTATGATCCAAATGCCAAATGTGATTATCACGGAGGAGAAGTTGGTCACTCTATTGAGAATTGTGTGTCCCTTAAACACAAGGTGGAAGCTTTAATCAACTCAGGATGGATAAAGTTCCATGAAGACAAACCTAGTGTTGAGGCTAATCCCCTTTCTGGTCTTGGGAACCCTTCGACAAATGCCATTGAGGTTAAGAAACACCGACTGATGAGGGATGTGAATGAAATTCGAAGCTCCAAGCGGTTTGTTTTTGAGACACTATTAAAATTAGGTTTGTTAAAAGGAGAATATAACCTGAGTAAAAAGTGTGGATTCCATCCGAGTGCTAAACATTCTATCGATGAATGCACAGAGTTCGAGGATGTTCTACAAAATCTTATAGACAGAAACTTTGTGCAAGTATGTCACGGACACATGGAGGATGAAGTATTTGCACAAGATGGTGCGGAACCCGGTGTGACTTTGCCAGAGCCATTGGTGATTCATTTCACTAGATCCACCTCTACCTCGACAATTCAAGAAAGACAATCTATTATTATCCAAACACCCTCCCCATTTCCCTACAAAAGTGAGAAAGCTGTCCCATGGAAATATGGTGCATACGTGTTGGGTGAGGAACAACAAG GCATCGGTGGAATTACGAGGAGTGGTCGAATCTTTACGCCTCCAAACTTCATGAAAGATGGAGTTGGCAATAGTGAATCGGCGAATACCAAAAAGGCTAAGGAACTCTTGAAAGGAAAAACCATCCAAACCGACGAGGGTCTAAGAAAAGACGATGGGAAAGAAGTATCTGATGAGGAGGCTTGCGAGTTCTTGAAGTTCATACAACAAAGCGAGTATAAAGTGGTCGAACAGTTGAATCGCCTGCCTGCTCGAATCTCACTTTTAGAACTACTCATGCATTCAACCTCTCATAGAAAGTTGTTAATGAAGATACTTAATGGAGCACATGTGGAGCAAAATATTTCTCTGGACAGTTTTAAGGGAATTGTTAACAATATCACTGCTAACAATTACCTCACGTTTACCGATGAGGAGATACCTACTGAAGGGAGGGGACACAACAAGGCTCTCCATGTCTCTGTAAAATGCTTGGATCATGTCATAGCACGTGTATTGATCGACAATGGATCTTCCCTGAATGTAATGCCAAAAACAACATTGGGAAAGCTACCGTGTGAAGGTATTCACATGAAACCAAGCGCAATGATAGTGAGAGCTTTCGATGGGAGTAAAAGAGAAGTAATGGGAGAGGTAGAATTGCCAATCCAAATAGGGCCATGTGTCTTTCAAATAACTTTCCAAGTGATGGACATCCTTCCAGCATACAGTTGCTTGTTGGGTTGTCCTTGGATTCACTCAGCGGGCGTAGTACCTTCAACCTTGcaccaaaagttaaaatatgtcATGGGTGACAAATTAGTGATTGTTTCAGGGGAGGAAGATATTTTAGTAAGTGGGCCTTCATCTTCTCGCTATATTGAAGCAGCAGAGGAAGCCCTCGAGACGGCCTTCCAATCTTTGGAAATTGTGGGAAATGCCTATGTGGAGCCCTTTTCAATGAACCCACACTTGTCGCGTACTTCCCTTGTGACGGCCAAGGTCATGTTGAAAGAGGGATATGAGTACGAAAAGGGGCTAGGCAAGTACGAACAAGGATTGATGTATCCTTTAGAAGTCACcgagaaaaagaataaatacgGCCTTGGATACAAGCCTACTAGAGAGGATAAGAGGAGGCTGGCGGAAGAAAGGAGAGAGCGCGGTGTGGCTCGAATCCAAGGAAAAGAACTAGG ATATGATaatgaatgttttgaaaataacaatgtcGATATCCCTAACTTCGAGCACCCTGTCAATAATATGGAAGATGATTATGAAGGTGACTCGGAACCCTCCCCTGAACTAATGAGATTAGTGGAACAAGAATCTAGGGAAATAAAGCCCCATCAAGAAGATGTTGAAGTGCTTGACCTAAGTGAGGGGGATGAAAAGAAAGAAGTGAAAATTGGCACGAGTatgaagaaagaagtgaaaGAAGAATTGTGTGTGCTGCTAAAGGAGTTTAGGGATGTGTTCACTTGGTCGTACAATGATATGCCTGGTTTAGATACTGATATAGTACAACATAAGCTTCCACTCAAACCGGAATGCCCTCCAGTCAGACAAAAGCTAAGAAGGATGAAACCAGAAATGTCattaaagattaaagaagaaGTGCAAAAGCAATTTGACGTTGGATTTCTAGCTGTGGCAAAATACCCTCAATGGGTGGCAAATATTGTACCCGTGCCCAAGAAGGATGGGAAGGTTCGGATGTGCGTTGACTATAGAGATTTGAACCGGGCGAGCCCAAAAGACAACTTCCCATTACCGCACATCGATACATTAGTGGATAATACAGCCAAGTTCTCGCTATTTTCGTTTATGGATGGCTTCTCGGGATATAATCAGATTAAGATGGCACCtaaagatatggaaaagacCATGTTTATCACATTGTGGGGGACATTTTGCTATAAGGTGATGTCTTTCGGGCTTAAGAATGCTGGGGCCACCTATCAAAGGGCCATGGTGGCGTTTTTTCATGATATGATGCACAAAGAAATCGaggtttatgtagatgacatgatCGCCAAGTCTGAGTCAGAAGAAGAACACATCCTCAACCTAAGGAAATTATTTGAGAGATTGaggaaatttaaacttaaactaAATCCAGCAAAATGCACATTCGGTGTGAGATCTGGAAAATTGTTGGGTTTTGTTGTCAGTCAAAAGGGGATAGAAGTCGATCCCGACAAGATGCGTGCGATAATCGAAATGCCTGCTCCCAGTACAGAAAAGGAGGTACGGGGTTTCTTGGGCAGACTGAACTACATTGCTAGGTTCATCTCCCAGTTAACCGCCACTTGTGAACCAATATTCAAGCTATTGCGTAAAAACCAGGTTGTTGAGTGGAATGAAGACTGTCAGACTGCTTTTgataaaatcaaacaatatctacAAGATCCTCCTGTGTTACGCCCACCCGAACCGGGGAAGCCACTCCTTATGTATTTGACGGTACTCGATGAGTCAATGGGTTGTGTGTTGGGTCAACATGACAAAACTGGAAAAAGAGAGCATGCCATATACTACCTGAGCAAGAAGTTCACGGAATGTGAACAACGATACTCGTTTTTAGAGCGAACTTGTTGCGCATTGGCATGGGCTGCCCATCGTCTAAGACAATACATGTTGAGTCATTCTACCTGGTTGATATCCAAGACTGACCCTATCaagtatatttttgaaaagcccGCTCTCACTGGAAGGATAGCCCGGTGACAAATGCTATTGTCAGAATACGACATTGTGTATGTCACTCAGAAGTCCATCAAGGGTAGTGCTTTGGCTGAATATCTGGCCCAACAACCCGTTAACGATTACCAGTCGATGCAACCCGAATTTCCTGATGAGGACATCATGACCTTGTTTGAAGATGACCAAGAAGATGAGAACATAAAGAAATGGACGTTATTATTCGACGAGGCTTCTAACATCATGGGACATGGTATAGGGGCAATACTAATATCTCCAGAAAACCAATACATTCCAATGACAACAAGGTTGTGTTTTAATTGCACAAACAATATCGCTAAATACGAAGCATGCGCTATGGGCATCCAAGCCGCGATTGAGTCAAAGGcaaaatttttgaatatatatggAGATTCAGCGTTGGTTATCCATCAACTAAGGGGAGAATGGGAAACTAGGGATCAGAAGTTGATTCCCTACAAAACTTATATCATGGAATTGGTGGAgtattttgatttcattaaattcCACCATATTCTGCGAGAGGATAACCAATTGGCAGATGCCTTAGCTACTTTATCATCGATGTTCAAGATTAATCAAGATGGGGTAATGCCGATGATCCAAATGAAGAGCCATGAAGGGCCAGCATATTGCCATTTCGTTGAAGAAGAGTTAGATGGTAAGCCGtggtattttgatattaaacgCTATATAAAAACCAGAGAATACCCTGAAGAAGCATCTGAGAATGATAAAAGGACACTGAGAAGGTTGGCTGCAAATTTTATCCTGAGTGGGGATGTGTTGTACAAGAGAAATCATGATATGGTTCTCCTTCGATGCGTGGATGCAAAAGAGGCCGAGTCAATATTGGAGGAAGTTCATGAAGGAACTTTTGGCACACACATGAATGGACACTCGATGGCTAGAAAGATCTTGAGGGCTGGTTACTTTTGGTTGACTATGGAGAATGATT TGCACACACGTAATATCAATGCGGCACCCACTACTTTAAACTTAATGTCTGCCCCATGGCCGTTTTCAATGTGGGGGATAGATGTCATCGGGGCTATAGAGCCAAAAGCCTCAAACGGACATCGCTTCATTCTAGTTACAATTGATTATTTCACTAAATGGGTGGAAGCTGCTTCCTACGCTAGTGTGACTAGGAAGGTTGtgactaaatttataaaaagagaGTTAATTTGTAGGTACGGGTTACCTAGCAAGATAATCACTGATAATGCCACCAATCTGAACAATCAAATGATGGCCGAATTGTGTGAAGGATTTAAAATTCAGCATCATAATTCTTCTCCTTATCGTCCAAAGATGAATGGGGCAGTCGAGGCTGCTAATAAGAATATCAAGAAGATTGTACAGAAAATGGTGGTCACGTATAAAGACTGGCATGAGATGCTTCCCTTTGCTTTGCATGGGTATCGCACCTTAGTACGTACATCAACTAGGGCAACACCTTTTTCTCTGGTGTACGAAATGGAGGCAGTACTACCCTTCGAGGTAGAAATCCCATCCCTACGAGTGTTAATGGAGACCCAGTTGGAAGATGCAGAATGGGTTCAGGCCCGATTTGACCAGCTTAATCTCATTGAGGAAAAAAGGCTAGCAACAGTGTGTCATGGACAGTTATACCAAAGAAGGATGAAAAAGGCGTTCGACAAGAGGGTGCGCCCTAGAGAGTTCCATGAAGGCGAGCTAGTCTTGAAAAAGATCTTACCTATACAAAAGGATCATAGGGGCAAGTGGACTCCAAATTATGAAGGCCCGTATGTGGTGAAGAAAGCATTTTCTGGTGGAGCACTAATTCTCACAAGGATGGATGGAGAGGAGTTACCGTTACCGGTCAATTCTGATGCGGTCAAAAAGTTTTATACATGA
- the LOC114174488 gene encoding uncharacterized protein LOC114174488 — MGFQVGGNLGSDALKKKLPIRVIDSNLNGLREIVQQMKTIQKNAFKKWYGNLLRLLNVEVQASAVTALAQYYDLPLRCFTFQDFQLAPVVEEFEQILGLLVEDKVPYRYSEQRASISTLAGILKVHPDELESKMASKGNSKGIPQGYLEGHLRHLAEKEIGETFMDVLALTLYGVVLFPNMENFVDQAAIDVFVAYKIHSESPVTAVLADVYGGLNLCYALKRKKMLCCVPILYVWFISRVRLGTVNAECQIGELPHGGVEIRGAKEWAQFCAGLNGGKIRWCVPGLPKSHVISCGDFPNVPLIGTRSCVNYNPILAQRQFGCPIKSSPTPESLVAIWTYYEEGISQDLIRRVRSAWVRFFVQKKTQGHG, encoded by the coding sequence ATGGGATTTCAAGTTGGAGGGAATTTAGGGTCGGATGCCTTGAAGAAGAAATTACCTATCAGGGTTATAGATAGCAATCTGAATGGTTTAAGGGAAATAGTGCAACAAATGAAGACTATACAGAAGAATGCTTTCAAGAAGTGGTATGGGAACTTATTGAGGTTGTTGAATGTGGAAGTCCAAGCGTCGGCAGTCACCGCTTTGGCCCAATATTATGATCTGCCGCTCAGATGTTTCACCTTCCAGGATTTTCAGTTGGCACCAGTAGTAGAAGAGTTCGAGCAGATTTTGGGTTTGTTGGTGGAAGATAAAGTCCCTTACAGATATTCTGAGCAACGAGCATCTATCTCTACGTTGGCAGGAATCTTGAAGGTACACCCTGATGAGCTAGAGAGTAAAATGGCCTCCAAGGGCAACTCGAAGGGGATCCCCCAAGGGTATTTAGAAGGGCACTTGCGTCATTTGGCTGAGAAAGAGATAGGGGAGACGTTCATGGATGTGTTGGCTCTCACACTATATGGAGTCGTGCTCTTCCCTAACATGGAGAATTTTGTTGATCAAGCGGCCATCGATGTGTTTGTTGCTTACAAGATTCATTCGGAAAGTCCAGTCACTGCGGTTCTAGCTGATGTGTACGGGGGTTTGAATTTGTGCTACGCActcaagaggaagaagatgcTATGCTGTGTACCTATATTGTATGTATGGTTTATATCCCGAGTCCGCTTGGGTACAGTAAATGCTGAATGTCAGATTGGGGAATTGCCACATGGCGGCGTTGAAATTCGAGGGGCGAAAGAATGGGCCCAATTCTGTGCAGGTTTGAATGGGGGAAAGATTAGATGGTGTGTCCCTGGGCTGCCCAAGTCGCATGTCATTTCTTGTGGGGATTTCCCTAACGTCCCTCTAATAGGTACCAGAAGTTGTGTGAATTATAACCCTATTCTGGCTCAACGGCAGTTTGGGTGTCCAATTAAGAGCTCTCCAACTCCAGAATCTCTGGTCGCCATATGGACTTATTATGAAGAAGGAATTTCTCAAGATCTAATTCGACGAGTTAGGAGTGCCTGGGTGAGGTTTTTCGTGCAGAAAAAGACCCAAGGCCATGGGTAA